The following nucleotide sequence is from Apium graveolens cultivar Ventura chromosome 4, ASM990537v1, whole genome shotgun sequence.
gctgtgtgagtcatgttcagtaaacttattctataataagcacctacatactagctatagtgtcaccacacaaatttctatgagaacagacatccttcataatgaagcaagcatagtatgtactgatctttgcggattattaattaccagttagtaatcctacgatcaggaactatttaagtttagagttatcatcttttaggtctcattattatgatctcatcacaatccataaaaagctttactctaaacttgGTATATCTTATTTCAACATTTAAATAGacagagcccgcaataaaaacaaaacaagtcttttattaatatcaatgaaatcaaaacagattacataaaagttattcctaaatacTCATACATTattagacttaggacatatctctttcatatAGAACATAATTTAAGACTCCTCTTGGTATGTCTCATTTCCAGTTGGTGTAAGGAAGGCGTGTCATTTGCCTGCGGAGTTAGAACAaaaagcatattgggctttggaGAAGCTAAATCTTGACTTGGAAGCTGCTGGAGAGAAAAGAATTCTTCAATTAAATGAACTCGAGGAGTTTCGACTACAggcttatgagaataacaaagtgtacaaggagaaagtcaagagatgGTATGATAGAAGATTAGTGCGCGAGTCTTTTGTTCCCGGTCAGAAGGTTCTATTGTACAACTCTTATCTTCGACTTTTTTTGGGAAAACTTAAGTCGAGGTGGTCTGGGCCATTCACggtcaaaattgtgtttccacatggagctgtGGAGAATTTTGATACGCATCAGGACCAAGCATTCAAGCTGAATGGGaagagattgaagcattactatggagaaACGGTGAACCGCGAGTTGGTGAGCGCCGTTCTTTCATCAATGTGAAT
It contains:
- the LOC141718486 gene encoding uncharacterized protein LOC141718486, whose translation is MGRSCLDMELTRISGDAFFGVRKACHLPAELEQKAYWALEKLNLDLEAAGEKRILQLNELEEFRLQAYENNKVYKEKVKRWYDRRLVRESFVPGQKVLLYNSYLRLFLGKLKSRWSGPFTVKIVFPHGAVENFDTHQDQAFKLNGKRLKHYYGETVNRELVSAVLSSM